A genomic window from Cucumis melo cultivar AY chromosome 8, USDA_Cmelo_AY_1.0, whole genome shotgun sequence includes:
- the LOC103484832 gene encoding uncharacterized protein At2g23090 isoform X1, with translation MGGGNGQKSKMAREKNMEKLKASSKGDQLEANKKAMSIQCKVCMQTFICTTSEVKCREHAEAKHPKSDVYTCFPHLKK, from the exons ATGGGTGGAGGGAACGGCCAAAAATCGAAGATGGCTCGCGAGAAGAACATGGAGAAGCTGAAAGCTTCTTCTAAGGGCga TCAGCTCGAAGCAAACAAGAAAGCAATGTCTATTCAG TGCAAGGTATGCATGCAAACCTTTATCTGCACCACGTCTGAGGTCAAATGCAGGGAACATGCTGAGGCAAAGCACCCGAAATCTGATGTCTATACTTGTTTCCCACAtcttaaaaaatga
- the LOC103484832 gene encoding uncharacterized protein At2g23090 isoform X2, which yields MGGGNGQKSKMAREKNMEKLKASSKGSQLEANKKAMSIQCKVCMQTFICTTSEVKCREHAEAKHPKSDVYTCFPHLKK from the exons ATGGGTGGAGGGAACGGCCAAAAATCGAAGATGGCTCGCGAGAAGAACATGGAGAAGCTGAAAGCTTCTTCTAAGG GAAGTCAGCTCGAAGCAAACAAGAAAGCAATGTCTATTCAG TGCAAGGTATGCATGCAAACCTTTATCTGCACCACGTCTGAGGTCAAATGCAGGGAACATGCTGAGGCAAAGCACCCGAAATCTGATGTCTATACTTGTTTCCCACAtcttaaaaaatga